The proteins below are encoded in one region of Arthrobacter sp. CJ23:
- a CDS encoding MFS transporter: MTVDRTADELAPLQSTATATPVLEHRPGRWIANWDAEDKGQWEAEGRSIAKRNLYWSIFAEFLGFVVWQLWSIVVVQLPAAGFKFDTNQIFWLISIPSLVGATLRIPYTFMIPKFGGRNWTIVSALLLLIPSVGLAMCVSNPGTPFGVMLLVAGLAGFGGGNFASSMANITFFYPAREKGWALGLNAAGGNLGAAVAQLVVPIAVTLLAAGTVNLPMAGLIWIPLILVASFGAWKYMNNLTSAKGDVAGSVAALKEPHLWIMAFLYIGTFGSFIGFAGVFPKLIKDYFPDFSSIHVGAVALSLAFLGPLVGSLARPYGGRMADRMGGARMTIVSFASMAVITLTMIATLPLKNFWLFLVLFLFLFVASGFGNGATYRMIPVIFATSSRAARSGADSAVTGRLASSSLGLISAIGAYGGFVIPQVLNASNSSTGSYTPAFYGFVGTYVLMLIVCWACYIRPAQKRNTIGHI; encoded by the coding sequence GTGACTGTTGACCGCACTGCAGATGAACTGGCCCCCCTCCAGTCCACTGCCACCGCCACCCCCGTCCTTGAACACCGCCCTGGCCGCTGGATTGCCAACTGGGATGCCGAAGACAAGGGCCAGTGGGAAGCCGAAGGCCGGTCCATCGCCAAGCGCAATCTGTACTGGTCGATCTTCGCCGAATTCCTCGGCTTCGTCGTATGGCAGCTCTGGTCGATCGTGGTCGTCCAGCTCCCCGCTGCCGGCTTCAAGTTCGACACCAACCAGATCTTCTGGCTCATCTCCATTCCCAGCCTGGTCGGCGCAACGCTCCGCATCCCCTACACGTTCATGATCCCGAAGTTCGGTGGCCGCAACTGGACCATCGTCTCCGCCTTGCTCCTGCTGATTCCGTCCGTGGGCCTCGCGATGTGTGTGTCCAACCCCGGCACTCCGTTCGGCGTCATGCTGCTCGTGGCGGGCCTGGCCGGCTTCGGTGGCGGCAACTTTGCCAGCTCCATGGCCAACATCACCTTCTTCTACCCGGCCCGCGAAAAGGGCTGGGCGCTGGGCCTGAACGCTGCCGGCGGCAACCTCGGTGCCGCCGTCGCACAGCTTGTTGTTCCGATCGCCGTGACGCTCCTGGCTGCCGGCACCGTCAACCTGCCCATGGCCGGCCTCATCTGGATCCCGTTGATCCTCGTGGCCTCCTTCGGCGCCTGGAAGTACATGAACAACCTCACCAGCGCCAAGGGTGACGTGGCCGGATCCGTGGCGGCCCTCAAGGAACCGCACCTATGGATCATGGCGTTCCTCTACATCGGAACGTTCGGCTCCTTCATCGGTTTCGCCGGTGTCTTCCCCAAGCTCATCAAGGACTACTTCCCGGACTTCTCCTCCATCCACGTCGGCGCGGTAGCCCTGTCGCTCGCCTTCCTGGGCCCTCTGGTCGGCTCGCTGGCCCGTCCCTACGGCGGACGCATGGCGGACCGCATGGGCGGCGCCCGCATGACCATCGTCTCGTTCGCCTCCATGGCCGTTATCACGCTGACCATGATCGCGACCCTGCCGTTGAAGAACTTCTGGCTCTTCCTGGTCCTGTTCCTCTTCCTCTTCGTGGCCAGCGGATTCGGAAACGGCGCCACTTACCGCATGATCCCGGTGATCTTCGCGACCTCCAGCCGCGCTGCCCGCTCCGGAGCCGACAGCGCCGTCACCGGACGGCTGGCTTCCTCCTCCCTCGGCCTGATCTCCGCGATCGGCGCCTACGGCGGATTCGTCATCCCCCAGGTGCTCAACGCCTCCAACTCGAGCACCGGTTCGTACACCCCGGCGTTCTACGGATTCGTCGGAACCTACGTCCTGATGCTCATCGTCTGCTGGGCCTGCTACATCCGCCCCGCCCAGAAGCGCAACACGATCGGACACATCTAG
- a CDS encoding MFS transporter codes for MSSIATSKESGTAKPANSRGRVIFASLIGTTIEFYDFYAYATASVLVFPKLFFPNATDINALLSAFAIFGVAFVARPVGAIVFGHFGDKFGRKGTLVASLLTMGIATFLIGLLPTASMPGWAVLAPLLLVVLRFCQGLALGGEWSGAALLATENAPEGKRAIFGTFPQLGAPIGFIVANLIFIWMNVALTPQQFLDWGWRVPFILSAVLVLVGLYVRLKLVESASFTKVVEQDKVQKLPLAATMKSHWRPVVAGTFIMFATYVLFYIMTSFTLSYGTAPASVETAKAAAEKAGKPMPAEQIAAFVPGLGISRGDFLWMLIIGVVFFGIFTLVSGPLAEKWGRRKFLLGVTAGIFVFGGVWFTMFGPGQAAAMVGLIIGFTLMGLTFGPMASILPELFPANVRYTGSAVAYNLSSVIGAAPASFVAIALWQAGSGSTWLIGLYMALAAVATFVALWMTRETKDMDYENNVA; via the coding sequence ATGTCTTCCATAGCGACATCCAAGGAAAGCGGGACCGCCAAACCGGCGAACTCGCGGGGACGGGTGATCTTCGCCAGCCTGATCGGCACGACGATCGAGTTCTACGACTTCTATGCGTATGCCACCGCGTCGGTCCTGGTCTTCCCGAAACTCTTCTTCCCCAACGCCACCGACATCAACGCGCTGCTGAGCGCATTTGCGATCTTCGGCGTCGCCTTCGTCGCCCGCCCCGTGGGCGCGATCGTGTTCGGCCACTTTGGTGACAAGTTCGGCCGGAAGGGCACCCTGGTGGCCTCGCTGCTGACCATGGGCATCGCCACGTTCCTCATCGGACTCCTGCCGACGGCGTCGATGCCGGGCTGGGCAGTCCTGGCCCCGCTCCTGCTCGTCGTCCTGCGCTTCTGCCAGGGCCTGGCCCTCGGCGGCGAATGGTCCGGCGCTGCCCTGCTGGCCACGGAGAACGCTCCGGAGGGCAAGCGGGCCATTTTCGGCACGTTCCCGCAGCTGGGTGCGCCGATCGGCTTCATCGTCGCCAACCTGATCTTCATCTGGATGAATGTGGCCTTGACCCCGCAGCAGTTCCTGGACTGGGGCTGGCGCGTTCCGTTCATCCTCAGCGCCGTCCTGGTGCTGGTGGGCCTGTACGTCCGCCTGAAGCTTGTGGAGAGCGCCTCGTTCACCAAGGTCGTCGAACAGGACAAGGTCCAGAAGCTGCCGCTGGCGGCCACCATGAAGAGCCACTGGCGGCCCGTCGTCGCCGGCACGTTCATCATGTTCGCCACGTACGTGCTGTTCTACATCATGACGTCCTTCACCCTGAGCTACGGGACGGCCCCGGCCTCCGTCGAAACCGCCAAGGCCGCGGCCGAGAAGGCCGGCAAGCCCATGCCGGCCGAACAGATCGCGGCCTTCGTCCCGGGCCTGGGCATCAGCCGCGGCGACTTCCTTTGGATGCTGATCATCGGCGTCGTCTTCTTCGGCATCTTCACGCTGGTCTCCGGGCCCCTGGCCGAGAAGTGGGGCCGCCGCAAGTTCCTGCTGGGCGTCACAGCCGGCATCTTCGTCTTCGGCGGAGTGTGGTTCACCATGTTCGGTCCCGGCCAGGCTGCCGCCATGGTGGGCCTGATCATTGGCTTCACACTCATGGGCCTGACCTTCGGCCCGATGGCTTCCATCCTGCCTGAACTCTTCCCTGCCAACGTCCGCTACACGGGCTCCGCGGTGGCCTACAACCTGTCCTCGGTGATCGGCGCGGCCCCGGCCTCCTTCGTCGCCATCGCCCTGTGGCAGGCCGGCTCGGGCAGCACCTGGCTGATCGGCCTCTACATGGCCCTCGCCGCCGTGGCAACGTTCGTGGCTCTCTGGATGACCCGCGAAACCAAGGACATGGACTACGAGAACAACGTGGCCTGA
- a CDS encoding bifunctional 2-polyprenyl-6-hydroxyphenol methylase/3-demethylubiquinol 3-O-methyltransferase UbiG, producing MKLMYNLWYRFGTPPWVGGARRELVRLVEQGSLLPGRALDLGCGEGDNAIFLALHGFEVTAVDFAPAAIRKAEAKASVAGADVTFLVDDLSRLQHVDGQFDVLVDYGTFDDLTAAQRAAYCTQVVPLARPGAKFLMWNFEWETSLWERLAARLIPFGNLTLAPGYVEATFSGAFDVQRIAGETGLTGWPKGWAAYLMTKRA from the coding sequence ATGAAGCTCATGTACAACCTTTGGTACAGATTTGGCACACCGCCATGGGTGGGCGGCGCGCGCAGGGAACTCGTCCGGCTGGTGGAGCAGGGCAGCCTGCTGCCTGGGCGCGCCTTGGACCTGGGCTGCGGCGAGGGCGACAACGCCATTTTTCTGGCCCTCCACGGCTTCGAGGTCACGGCTGTGGACTTCGCGCCTGCCGCCATCCGGAAGGCGGAGGCCAAGGCATCCGTGGCCGGGGCGGACGTCACGTTCTTGGTGGATGACCTGAGCCGTCTTCAGCACGTGGACGGCCAGTTCGACGTCCTGGTGGACTACGGTACCTTTGATGACCTGACAGCCGCGCAGCGCGCCGCCTACTGCACCCAGGTGGTTCCCCTGGCCAGGCCTGGTGCGAAGTTCCTCATGTGGAACTTCGAGTGGGAGACCAGCTTGTGGGAAAGGCTGGCGGCACGGCTGATTCCCTTCGGAAACCTCACGCTTGCACCCGGCTACGTCGAAGCCACTTTTTCGGGGGCTTTCGACGTGCAGCGGATTGCGGGCGAAACCGGGCTCACGGGCTGGCCCAAGGGATGGGCGGCCTACCTCATGACCAAAAGGGCCTGA